The Micromonospora krabiensis genome window below encodes:
- a CDS encoding DUF2075 domain-containing protein: protein MSAFRTSVEGLLRLAGAGVLADRIAEQIGRNVSPAERRAWSRSLEVLGQDLADAGLGQVEMLIEYQLPLTSKRVDVVLAGVHPRSADDSYVVVELKQWSYAESYEGSDRLVAVEHARGARLHPGVQVELYCEYLTDFLGILAGQRNPVRGAAYLHNAVDRDISDLFDRPPTEQSRIFTKQRRGQFLDYLRTHLAPTSGAAAADRFLTSSVRPSRHLLAYAAQELKERSHFTLLDEQRVAYELVLHAVERARSADRKSVVVVSGGPGSGKSVIALSVLGELARQQRSVMHATGSRSFTQTLRRYAGKGSTRLKNLFGYFNSFMSAERNGLDVLICDEAHRIRETSVNRFTPKAKRDKAQSQLEELIAAARVPVFLLDEHQVVKPGELGNVEVISSYAKQLALDVEVVSLHDQFRCGGSEAYEQWVVDLLGLGGGEPMVWTGDGRIDLRLADSPEEVEAFLAGKQATGVTARMSAGYCWPWSDPRPDDTLVPDVRVGGWSRPWNVKSERSVGEAPGSAFWATDPNGFGQVGCVYTAQGFEYDWSGVIIGPDLVARDGRLVTRREESKDPAFRSRKSVSDEEADLLIRNTYKVLLTRGMQGTIVYSTDPETREYLASLVKVIRPVETVYEPAASSDL, encoded by the coding sequence TTGTCAGCGTTCCGCACCTCCGTCGAGGGTCTCCTCCGTCTGGCCGGCGCCGGCGTGTTGGCGGACCGGATCGCGGAGCAGATCGGCCGCAACGTGAGCCCTGCCGAGCGCCGGGCCTGGTCGCGGAGCCTGGAGGTGCTGGGGCAGGACCTCGCCGACGCGGGTCTCGGCCAGGTCGAGATGCTGATCGAGTACCAGCTGCCGCTCACCAGCAAGCGGGTCGACGTGGTGCTGGCCGGCGTCCACCCGAGAAGCGCGGACGACTCCTACGTGGTCGTGGAGTTGAAGCAGTGGTCGTACGCCGAGTCGTACGAGGGCTCCGATCGTCTGGTGGCGGTGGAGCACGCGCGCGGCGCTCGGCTGCACCCCGGCGTCCAGGTCGAGCTCTACTGCGAATACCTGACCGACTTCCTCGGCATCCTCGCCGGACAGCGGAACCCGGTGCGTGGTGCGGCGTACCTGCACAACGCGGTCGACCGTGACATCAGCGACCTGTTCGACCGACCGCCCACCGAGCAGAGCCGGATCTTCACCAAACAGCGACGCGGTCAGTTCCTCGACTACCTGCGCACCCACCTCGCGCCGACGTCCGGCGCCGCCGCTGCGGACCGCTTCCTCACCAGCTCCGTCCGCCCCAGCCGCCACCTGCTCGCGTACGCGGCGCAGGAGCTGAAGGAAAGGTCGCACTTCACGCTGCTGGACGAGCAGCGCGTGGCGTACGAGCTGGTGCTCCACGCCGTGGAGCGAGCCCGGTCTGCGGACCGCAAGTCGGTGGTCGTCGTGTCGGGTGGACCGGGCAGCGGCAAGAGCGTGATCGCGCTGTCGGTGCTCGGCGAGCTGGCCCGCCAGCAGCGCTCCGTCATGCACGCCACCGGTTCACGGTCGTTCACGCAGACGCTTCGCCGATACGCCGGCAAGGGCTCCACCCGGTTGAAGAACCTGTTCGGCTACTTCAACAGCTTCATGTCGGCCGAGCGCAACGGCCTGGACGTGCTGATCTGCGACGAGGCGCACCGCATCCGGGAAACGTCGGTCAACCGGTTCACGCCGAAGGCCAAGCGGGACAAGGCCCAGTCCCAGCTCGAGGAACTGATCGCCGCCGCGCGGGTGCCGGTCTTCCTACTGGACGAGCACCAGGTGGTGAAGCCCGGCGAGCTGGGCAACGTCGAGGTCATCTCGTCGTACGCGAAGCAGCTCGCACTCGATGTCGAGGTGGTGTCGCTGCACGACCAGTTCCGGTGCGGCGGCAGCGAGGCGTACGAGCAATGGGTTGTCGATCTGCTCGGCCTCGGTGGCGGCGAGCCGATGGTCTGGACCGGCGACGGCAGGATCGACCTGCGCCTCGCGGACTCCCCCGAGGAGGTGGAGGCGTTCCTCGCCGGCAAGCAGGCGACCGGGGTGACGGCCCGGATGTCGGCCGGGTACTGCTGGCCATGGAGTGACCCGCGCCCGGACGACACGCTGGTGCCGGACGTGCGGGTCGGCGGTTGGTCGCGCCCCTGGAACGTCAAGAGCGAACGCAGTGTCGGCGAGGCGCCGGGCAGCGCGTTCTGGGCCACCGACCCCAACGGCTTCGGCCAGGTGGGCTGTGTCTACACGGCCCAGGGCTTCGAGTACGACTGGTCGGGCGTCATCATCGGCCCCGACCTGGTCGCCCGTGACGGCCGGCTGGTGACCCGACGCGAGGAGTCGAAGGACCCGGCGTTCCGCAGCCGCAAGTCGGTCAGCGACGAGGAAGCCGACCTGTTGATCCGCAACACCTACAAGGTGCTGCTGACCCGTGGCATGCAGGGCACAATCGTCTACTCGACCGACCCGGAGACCCGGGAGTACCTCGCCTCGCTGGTCAAGGTGATCCGACCGGTCGAGACGGTCTACGAGCCCGCCGCATCGAGTGACCTCTGA
- a CDS encoding Uma2 family endonuclease has translation MSSEAVGRYMPPVVTLDDLTAMMAADEHHRYEISPEGVLSIMPPPGYAHAIIATRLMVWLAQGGTPADRIAQAVGLRIPGRNGGVGGRIPDLVVWSKPQSDGVWLPVEDVLLVVEIISPGSEGVDTVTKRSEYAAAGIPQYWMIEQDQAQTVTMHHLDGGQYVVRATMPLAWVLNTRAAEHDLG, from the coding sequence ATGAGCTCAGAGGCGGTCGGCAGATACATGCCTCCGGTCGTGACGCTCGACGACCTCACCGCGATGATGGCCGCGGACGAGCATCACCGGTACGAGATCAGCCCTGAGGGAGTCCTCTCGATCATGCCGCCGCCGGGATACGCCCATGCGATCATCGCGACCCGGCTCATGGTGTGGCTGGCCCAGGGCGGCACCCCGGCGGACCGGATCGCCCAAGCTGTCGGGCTACGCATCCCGGGCCGTAACGGGGGCGTCGGCGGACGAATCCCTGACCTGGTTGTCTGGAGCAAGCCCCAGTCCGATGGTGTCTGGCTACCGGTCGAGGATGTCCTACTCGTCGTCGAGATCATCTCCCCCGGCTCCGAGGGCGTGGACACGGTGACCAAGCGCAGCGAGTACGCCGCCGCCGGCATCCCGCAGTACTGGATGATCGAGCAGGATCAGGCGCAGACCGTCACCATGCACCACCTGGACGGCGGCCAGTACGTCGTCCGGGCCACCATGCCGCTCGCCTGGGTCCTCAACACGAGGGCGGCGGAGCACGACCTCGGCTGA
- a CDS encoding DUF488 domain-containing protein, which yields MAEALLTVGHGTASQAEFTALLGAAGVTRLVDVRRYPGSRAHPHVGRDALAEWLPTIGVDYRWEPRLGGRRRVPADSPDRWWRVAAFRGYAAHMRTPEFVAAVDDLLAGAVLAAPSAASAAPSAAGSRESRMVILCSESLWWRCHRRLVADFVVGVRGVEVCHLDHRGKLTAHEMAAGARLTPEGTLVYDRD from the coding sequence ATGGCAGAGGCGCTGCTGACCGTCGGCCACGGCACCGCGAGCCAGGCCGAGTTCACCGCCCTGCTCGGTGCTGCGGGGGTGACCCGGCTGGTCGACGTGCGTCGCTATCCGGGCAGCCGTGCTCATCCGCACGTCGGCCGGGATGCGCTCGCCGAGTGGCTGCCGACGATCGGCGTGGACTACCGGTGGGAGCCGCGGCTGGGTGGGCGGCGGCGCGTGCCGGCGGATTCGCCGGACCGGTGGTGGCGGGTGGCGGCGTTCCGCGGCTACGCCGCCCACATGCGTACGCCGGAGTTCGTCGCGGCCGTCGACGACCTGCTGGCCGGCGCCGTCCTCGCCGCACCGTCCGCGGCCAGCGCGGCGCCGTCCGCCGCCGGGTCGCGGGAGTCGCGAATGGTGATTCTGTGCAGTGAGAGCCTGTGGTGGCGGTGTCACCGGCGGTTGGTGGCCGACTTCGTGGTCGGCGTTCGCGGCGTCGAGGTGTGCCACCTCGACCATCGCGGCAAGCTCACGGCCCACGAGATGGCCGCCGGTGCCCGGCTGACGCCCGAGGGGACCCTGGTCTACGACCGGGACTGA
- a CDS encoding ArsR/SmtB family transcription factor — protein MSVNEQQIPDYDLDEMLVVTAPEQLRALADPLRDTLLELLLERAATVTELARAVDRPKSSVAYHVNLLVDAGLLKVVRTRRVRAIEERYYGRVARTLYVGALHRPEDKQTVAAINGLAQAAAESAAAHAADDLRCTLVHARIPREDVRAFWAEVQALARRFAQIPRAGDQVYGFVAGLYPTDAPTLPEPSAVSEAGPGVGDAQSRS, from the coding sequence ATGTCGGTCAATGAGCAGCAGATCCCGGACTACGACCTCGACGAGATGCTCGTGGTCACCGCCCCCGAGCAGCTGCGCGCCCTCGCGGACCCGCTGCGCGACACCCTCCTCGAACTGCTCCTCGAACGCGCCGCCACCGTCACCGAGCTGGCCCGCGCCGTCGACCGGCCCAAGAGCAGCGTCGCCTACCACGTGAACCTCCTCGTCGACGCCGGCCTGCTCAAGGTCGTCCGCACCCGCCGCGTCCGGGCCATCGAGGAGCGCTACTACGGACGGGTCGCCCGCACCCTCTACGTCGGCGCGCTGCACCGCCCCGAGGACAAGCAGACCGTCGCCGCCATCAACGGGCTCGCCCAGGCCGCCGCCGAATCCGCCGCGGCGCACGCCGCCGACGACCTGCGCTGCACCCTCGTCCACGCCCGCATCCCGCGCGAGGACGTCCGCGCCTTCTGGGCCGAGGTCCAGGCCCTCGCCCGCAGGTTCGCGCAGATCCCCCGCGCCGGTGACCAGGTGTACGGCTTCGTCGCCGGCCTCTACCCGACCGACGCCCCCACGCTCCCCGAGCCTTCCGCCGTCTCCGAGGCTGGTCCTGGTGTGGGTGACGCTCAGTCCCGGTCGTAG
- a CDS encoding dienelactone hydrolase family protein, with amino-acid sequence MADVVLFHHLLGLTDGVRAFADQLRAGGHAVHTPDLFDGERPASLDEGFALMKRLGAVLDDRTDRALADLPKDLVYAGFSYGAGIAQRLAQTRPGARGALLYEACLPVTGEWAVGPWPGGLPVQVHGMEKDPFFGLEGDIDAARELVDIAGPARAELFVYPGDQHLFTDASLPSYDAEATALVVARSRAFLDRLA; translated from the coding sequence ATGGCCGACGTCGTCCTCTTCCACCACCTGCTGGGTCTCACCGACGGTGTGCGCGCGTTCGCCGACCAGTTACGCGCCGGCGGGCACGCCGTGCACACCCCCGACCTGTTCGACGGCGAGCGGCCGGCGAGCCTCGACGAGGGGTTCGCGCTGATGAAGCGCCTCGGCGCCGTGCTCGACGACCGCACCGACCGCGCCCTGGCCGACCTGCCCAAGGACCTTGTCTACGCGGGCTTCTCCTACGGCGCCGGCATCGCGCAGCGCCTCGCGCAGACCCGACCGGGCGCCCGGGGCGCGCTGCTCTACGAGGCCTGCCTCCCGGTCACTGGCGAGTGGGCGGTGGGGCCGTGGCCTGGCGGGCTTCCGGTGCAGGTCCACGGCATGGAGAAGGACCCGTTCTTCGGGCTGGAGGGCGACATCGACGCCGCCCGCGAGCTGGTCGACATCGCCGGGCCGGCCCGGGCCGAGCTGTTCGTCTACCCCGGCGACCAGCACCTGTTCACCGACGCCTCGCTGCCGTCGTACGACGCGGAGGCGACGGCGCTGGTGGTGGCGCGCTCCCGGGCCTTCCTCGACCGCCTGGCCTGA
- a CDS encoding aldo/keto reductase gives MAIPQLTAADGTTLPAVGLGTYRLNGSAGVEALGSAIGAGYRLLDSAVNYENEGAVGRAARAAGDVRDELIVTSKLPGRHHDYDAALTTIEESVYRTGLDRIDLYLIHWPNPKVDRYVQAWRALIEARERGLVRHIGLSNFLPEHIDRLVAETGVAPVVNQIEVHPYFPQEEALAYHRDNGILVQGWSPLGRGNDLQQHPAIMEIAEAHGISPAQIILAWHVARQVIPLPKAASPQRQKENLDIFDVGLTDDEVAAITALGRPDGRLADQDPAVYEEF, from the coding sequence ATGGCGATTCCCCAGTTGACGGCGGCGGACGGCACGACGTTGCCGGCGGTCGGGCTCGGCACGTACCGGCTGAACGGGTCGGCCGGCGTCGAGGCGCTCGGTTCGGCGATCGGCGCGGGCTACCGCCTGCTCGATTCGGCCGTGAACTACGAGAACGAGGGCGCGGTGGGTCGGGCCGCGCGCGCCGCCGGGGACGTACGCGACGAGCTGATCGTCACCTCGAAGCTCCCGGGCCGGCACCACGACTACGACGCGGCGCTGACCACCATCGAGGAGAGCGTCTACCGCACCGGCCTCGACCGGATCGACCTGTACCTGATCCACTGGCCCAACCCGAAGGTCGACCGGTACGTCCAGGCGTGGCGGGCGCTGATCGAGGCCCGCGAGCGGGGTCTGGTGCGGCACATCGGCCTGTCCAACTTCCTGCCCGAGCACATCGACCGGCTGGTGGCCGAAACCGGAGTCGCGCCGGTGGTCAACCAGATCGAGGTGCACCCGTACTTCCCGCAGGAGGAGGCCCTCGCCTACCACCGGGACAACGGCATCCTCGTGCAGGGCTGGAGCCCGCTCGGCCGGGGCAACGACCTGCAGCAGCATCCGGCCATCATGGAGATCGCCGAGGCCCACGGGATCAGCCCGGCGCAGATCATCCTGGCGTGGCACGTGGCGCGCCAGGTGATCCCGCTACCGAAGGCCGCGTCCCCGCAGCGGCAGAAGGAGAACCTCGACATCTTCGACGTCGGCCTCACCGACGACGAGGTCGCGGCCATCACCGCGCTGGGCCGCCCCGACGGGCGGCTCGCGGACCAGGACCCGGCGGTGTACGAGGAGTTCTGA
- a CDS encoding alpha/beta fold hydrolase: protein MSEGDDAARQPGGLAADSHGRDDERAPLVLLHGLTYDRRQWDPVLAELAVLDPDRRVLRLDLPGHGDSPGRDSYDTVAVADVVHDAVTAEGLDAPVIVGHSLGAVIATIYAARHPARRVVNLDQPLLVGGFREVLRRAEPVLRSGDWRQVWDQMTAGMGIDQLLPAAQELVRTRTTPRQDLLLGYWNEVLAFPADHLTELRTRDLAAIRDRCIGYDYVTGTEPKPAYRSWLESALPDVRITVLPGGGHFPHLAWPAEVAGILARN from the coding sequence ATGAGCGAAGGGGACGACGCCGCGCGACAGCCGGGTGGGCTCGCCGCCGACAGCCACGGCCGCGACGACGAGCGGGCACCGCTGGTCCTGCTGCACGGCCTCACGTACGACCGGCGGCAGTGGGACCCGGTGCTCGCCGAACTCGCCGTGCTCGACCCCGACCGGCGGGTGCTCCGTCTGGACCTGCCCGGCCACGGCGACTCGCCGGGACGCGACTCGTACGACACCGTGGCGGTCGCCGACGTCGTCCACGACGCCGTCACGGCCGAAGGGCTCGACGCGCCCGTGATCGTCGGCCACTCGCTGGGCGCAGTGATCGCCACGATCTACGCCGCCCGCCACCCGGCGCGCCGCGTGGTCAACCTCGACCAGCCGCTGCTGGTCGGCGGCTTCCGCGAGGTGCTGCGCCGCGCCGAACCGGTCCTGCGCAGCGGCGACTGGCGGCAGGTGTGGGACCAGATGACCGCCGGCATGGGCATCGACCAGCTGCTCCCGGCAGCCCAGGAGCTGGTCCGCACCCGGACCACGCCCCGGCAGGACCTGCTGCTCGGCTACTGGAACGAGGTCCTGGCGTTCCCCGCCGACCACCTCACCGAGCTGCGGACGCGGGACCTCGCCGCGATCCGCGACCGCTGCATCGGCTACGACTACGTGACCGGGACGGAGCCCAAGCCGGCGTACCGGAGTTGGCTGGAGTCGGCGCTGCCCGACGTGCGGATCACCGTGCTGCCCGGCGGCGGCCACTTCCCGCACCTGGCTTGGCCGGCCGAGGTCGCCGGAATCCTGGCCCGAAACTGA
- a CDS encoding helix-turn-helix domain-containing protein: MRTSARPARPVDPQPSLVGARMRQFRTERGLTLRGLAARAGLSIGFLSQVERGVSSIGLTALNSVAAALDRPVAEFFESSPAPTPADAAPAQAGAAPAEAGPTPTRVAAAAPEVTAAAPRPPHFTLTRAESGATEYVSGQQTYRMLSDRGANLVLEPMLVHIAPGGRREEAYGHEGEEFAYVVRGELLYEVDGEEHRLYPGDSVHLRSSVPHRLYNDTDEVTTVVSVVTPRLF, translated from the coding sequence GTGCGTACCTCGGCACGCCCGGCCCGGCCGGTCGACCCCCAGCCGAGCCTCGTCGGCGCGCGGATGCGGCAGTTCCGCACCGAACGCGGCCTGACGCTGCGTGGCCTCGCCGCCCGCGCGGGCCTGTCCATCGGCTTCCTCTCGCAGGTCGAGCGGGGCGTGTCGTCGATCGGCCTGACCGCGCTCAACAGCGTCGCCGCCGCCCTGGACCGGCCGGTCGCCGAGTTCTTCGAGAGCAGCCCCGCCCCGACGCCGGCCGACGCGGCACCGGCGCAGGCCGGCGCGGCGCCCGCGGAGGCCGGCCCGACACCGACGCGGGTCGCCGCCGCGGCGCCCGAGGTGACGGCCGCCGCGCCGCGTCCGCCGCACTTCACGCTGACCCGGGCCGAGAGCGGCGCGACCGAGTACGTGTCGGGTCAGCAGACCTACCGAATGCTCTCCGACCGGGGCGCCAACCTGGTGCTGGAGCCGATGCTCGTGCACATCGCACCGGGTGGCCGCCGCGAGGAGGCGTACGGGCACGAGGGCGAGGAGTTCGCCTACGTGGTGCGCGGCGAGTTGCTCTACGAGGTAGACGGGGAGGAGCACCGCCTGTACCCGGGCGACAGCGTGCACCTGCGCTCGTCGGTGCCGCACCGGCTCTACAACGACACCGACGAGGTGACCACGGTCGTCTCGGTGGTCACGCCCCGACTGTTCTGA
- a CDS encoding TIGR04076 family protein has protein sequence MGEDVTPDDGDMEIYDLRVTVDRIEGRSVCGMAVGDHFDLTDSAHLKLPADQHFCVYALASVLPFLAAKQRDVPPGDWLAQDTLFACPDPEERLVMRVERTCRRRMNSADLT, from the coding sequence GTGGGCGAGGACGTGACCCCGGACGACGGGGACATGGAGATCTACGACCTGCGGGTCACCGTCGACCGCATCGAGGGCCGCTCGGTGTGCGGCATGGCGGTCGGTGACCACTTCGACCTCACCGACAGCGCCCACCTGAAGCTGCCGGCCGACCAGCACTTCTGCGTGTACGCCCTGGCGTCGGTGCTGCCCTTCCTGGCGGCGAAGCAGCGGGACGTGCCGCCCGGCGACTGGTTGGCGCAGGACACCCTGTTCGCCTGCCCCGACCCGGAGGAGCGGCTGGTGATGCGGGTCGAGCGCACCTGCCGGCGGCGCATGAACTCCGCCGACCTCACCTGA
- a CDS encoding sigma-70 family RNA polymerase sigma factor — protein MSSTGRALADTGLVVAARQGDQHALNEVVAASLPLVYNIVGRALRGHADVDDVVQETLVRVIRHLPALNDPAAFRSWLVAITIRQVRDWEQRRRVALHRDAGLETIHNVPDPAADFAAVTILRLGLTDQRREVAEATRWLDPDDQELLSLWWLEETGALTRNEVADALGLSPGHVAVRVHRMKEQIQSARAVVRALRARPGCPELNSVAAGWNGVPSALWRKRLARHVRDCATCARAGSSLLPIDRLLAGLPMLPLPASLSAQFPSAAVPPAASDAVGYHPPDPTAGHTAGTTPPGGVPTTTDGGVGLVDLVVNGPRGLLTSIGAGVAAVVLAVTTTVVVTRPDEPPAPPVAALAPTATATPGAPSSAPPSVRPTVRALAAPPAVSSPRKGVGVWDFTGASQALANSKAGWYYTWGTQHRGITTPRGVTFVPMIRSAENVTDADLARAKANGPYLLTFNEPDIPEQANMTPQQALDLWPKLQATGSKLGSPAVAWGGADPGRWLDQFMSGAEARGYRVDFITLHWFGAEFATQAAVRQLKQYIQAVYERYRKPIWLTEFALMRFHGDGPQFPSQEQQAAFLTAATTMLGQLPYVQRYAWFGLPATDKDRSGLFRTGTDATPVGRAFQAAR, from the coding sequence ATGTCGTCAACCGGACGGGCCCTGGCCGACACCGGGCTGGTCGTCGCGGCCCGGCAGGGCGACCAGCACGCCCTCAACGAGGTCGTCGCCGCCTCACTCCCGCTCGTCTACAACATCGTCGGACGGGCGTTGCGCGGGCACGCCGACGTCGACGACGTCGTCCAGGAGACGCTGGTGCGGGTGATCCGGCACCTGCCCGCCCTCAACGACCCCGCCGCGTTCCGGTCCTGGCTGGTGGCGATCACCATCCGCCAGGTGCGCGACTGGGAACAACGCCGGCGGGTCGCCCTGCACCGCGACGCGGGGCTGGAGACGATCCACAACGTACCGGACCCGGCGGCCGACTTCGCCGCGGTGACCATCCTGCGGCTGGGCCTCACCGACCAGCGACGGGAGGTCGCCGAGGCGACCCGCTGGCTCGACCCGGACGACCAGGAACTGCTCTCCCTTTGGTGGCTGGAGGAGACCGGCGCGCTGACCCGCAACGAGGTCGCCGACGCGCTCGGCCTCTCCCCCGGTCACGTCGCGGTGCGGGTTCACCGGATGAAGGAGCAGATCCAGAGCGCCCGCGCCGTCGTACGGGCCCTGCGTGCCCGTCCCGGCTGCCCCGAGCTGAACAGCGTGGCGGCCGGGTGGAACGGCGTACCCAGCGCGCTCTGGCGCAAGCGGCTGGCCCGGCACGTCCGCGACTGCGCCACCTGCGCGCGCGCCGGCAGCAGCCTGCTGCCGATCGACCGGCTGCTCGCCGGTCTGCCGATGCTGCCGCTGCCGGCCAGCCTCAGCGCCCAGTTCCCGAGCGCGGCCGTGCCCCCGGCCGCCTCGGACGCCGTCGGGTATCACCCCCCGGACCCGACGGCCGGGCACACCGCCGGGACGACCCCGCCCGGCGGTGTGCCCACCACCACCGACGGTGGCGTCGGTCTGGTCGACCTGGTGGTCAACGGGCCCCGGGGCCTGCTCACCTCGATCGGCGCCGGCGTCGCCGCCGTGGTCCTGGCCGTGACCACCACCGTCGTGGTGACCCGGCCCGACGAGCCGCCGGCGCCCCCGGTGGCCGCCCTGGCGCCCACCGCGACCGCCACCCCCGGAGCGCCGTCGAGCGCGCCGCCGAGCGTCCGACCGACGGTACGGGCCCTGGCCGCCCCACCGGCCGTCAGCTCGCCCCGCAAGGGCGTCGGCGTGTGGGACTTCACCGGGGCCAGCCAGGCGTTGGCGAACTCCAAGGCCGGCTGGTACTACACCTGGGGCACCCAGCACCGGGGGATCACCACTCCACGCGGGGTGACGTTCGTGCCGATGATCCGCAGCGCGGAGAACGTCACCGACGCCGACCTCGCCCGGGCCAAGGCGAACGGGCCGTACCTGCTCACGTTCAACGAGCCGGACATCCCCGAGCAGGCGAACATGACTCCGCAGCAGGCGCTGGACCTGTGGCCGAAGCTGCAGGCCACCGGCAGCAAGCTGGGCAGCCCGGCGGTGGCCTGGGGCGGCGCGGACCCGGGCCGCTGGCTCGACCAGTTCATGTCCGGCGCCGAAGCCCGCGGCTACCGGGTCGACTTCATCACCCTGCACTGGTTCGGCGCCGAGTTCGCCACCCAGGCGGCGGTGCGCCAACTCAAGCAGTACATCCAGGCCGTCTACGAGCGGTACCGCAAGCCGATCTGGCTGACCGAGTTCGCGCTGATGCGCTTCCACGGCGACGGGCCGCAGTTTCCCAGCCAGGAGCAGCAGGCCGCGTTCCTCACCGCCGCGACCACCATGCTGGGTCAGCTGCCCTACGTGCAGCGCTACGCCTGGTTCGGCCTGCCCGCCACCGACAAGGACCGGTCCGGGTTGTTCCGCACCGGCACCGACGCGACCCCGGTCGGGCGTGCCTTCCAGGCCGCGCGCTGA
- a CDS encoding DUF305 domain-containing protein, translating into MSRTTRRARAWRIVGAVTSLAVTALAVGLTQLRSRPDEPAAAPAPAVTPSAVGASPVVLNATDNAFIQLLIPMNEGALALFDYLDTRPAETDPPLRAAVERIRAAHRSEVRELRALLAAAHMPEENIHEGHQMPGMVTDARLTELRAAPAVELRSGTVALIRAHLEQTVVLCRGEQANGASPELKAVVARMQEARTAELDELARLPDPVAAGAGG; encoded by the coding sequence ATGAGCCGTACCACCCGCCGTGCCCGGGCCTGGCGGATCGTCGGCGCCGTCACGAGCCTGGCCGTCACGGCGCTGGCGGTCGGTCTCACCCAGCTCCGGAGCCGACCCGACGAGCCGGCGGCGGCGCCCGCGCCCGCCGTCACGCCGTCGGCAGTCGGGGCGTCGCCGGTGGTGCTCAACGCCACCGACAACGCCTTCATCCAGCTGCTGATCCCGATGAACGAGGGCGCGCTCGCCCTGTTCGACTACCTCGACACCCGGCCGGCGGAGACCGACCCGCCGCTGCGCGCCGCCGTCGAGCGGATCCGCGCCGCGCACCGCAGCGAGGTGCGCGAGCTGCGGGCGCTGCTGGCGGCCGCCCATATGCCGGAGGAGAACATCCACGAGGGACACCAGATGCCCGGCATGGTGACCGACGCCCGCCTGACCGAGCTGCGGGCGGCCCCGGCGGTCGAGCTGCGGTCCGGCACGGTGGCGCTGATCCGCGCTCACCTGGAGCAGACCGTGGTGCTGTGCCGGGGCGAGCAGGCCAACGGCGCCAGCCCGGAGTTGAAGGCGGTCGTCGCCCGGATGCAGGAGGCCCGCACGGCCGAACTCGACGAGCTCGCACGCCTGCCGGATCCGGTGGCCGCCGGTGCGGGAGGCTGA
- a CDS encoding ABC transporter ATP-binding protein → MTTTADTATRTARSDVPLLELRDLQMHFTARGEGWFGREGLRIRAVDGVSLQLRAGETLGLVGESGCGKSTTGRLITRLLEPTGGQVLYQGTDITHLKEKDLRPYRRDLQLIFQDPYSSLNPRHTVGTIIGRPLRVHGIVPKGRELDRVRELLEVVGLNPEHYNRYPHEFSGGQRQRIGIARALAVQPKVIVADEPVSALDVSIQAQVMNLLEDLRKEFNIAFVFIAHDLGVVRHFCDRVAVMYLGRVAEIADRDPLYDTPAHPYTQALLSAVPDLGVVRGAQPKARIRLTGDVPSSTDTAAGCRFRSRCWKAEDICATTAPALVDLGGGQAAACHFAEAAQPSAAPAA, encoded by the coding sequence ATGACGACCACCGCCGACACCGCGACCCGGACGGCGCGAAGCGACGTGCCGCTGCTGGAGCTGCGGGACCTCCAGATGCACTTCACGGCCCGGGGCGAGGGCTGGTTCGGCCGCGAGGGCCTGCGGATCCGGGCGGTGGACGGGGTGTCGCTGCAGCTGCGCGCGGGCGAGACCCTCGGCCTGGTCGGCGAGTCCGGCTGCGGCAAGTCCACCACCGGACGCCTCATCACCCGGCTGCTGGAGCCGACCGGTGGGCAGGTCCTCTACCAGGGCACCGACATCACCCACCTCAAGGAGAAGGACCTGCGCCCGTACCGGCGCGACCTCCAGCTGATCTTCCAGGACCCGTACTCGTCGCTGAACCCCCGCCACACCGTCGGCACGATCATCGGCCGTCCGCTGCGGGTGCACGGCATCGTGCCGAAGGGCCGGGAGCTGGACCGGGTACGCGAGCTGCTGGAGGTCGTGGGCCTCAACCCCGAGCACTACAACCGCTACCCGCACGAGTTCTCCGGCGGTCAGCGCCAGCGCATCGGCATCGCGCGGGCGCTCGCCGTGCAACCGAAGGTGATCGTCGCCGACGAGCCGGTCAGCGCCCTGGACGTGTCGATTCAGGCGCAGGTCATGAACCTCCTGGAGGACCTGCGCAAGGAGTTCAACATCGCGTTCGTCTTCATTGCCCACGACCTCGGCGTCGTTCGGCACTTCTGCGACCGGGTCGCGGTGATGTACCTCGGCCGGGTGGCCGAGATCGCCGACCGTGACCCGCTCTACGACACGCCCGCGCACCCCTACACCCAGGCGCTGCTCTCCGCCGTCCCCGACCTGGGCGTGGTGCGCGGCGCGCAGCCCAAGGCCCGGATCCGGCTGACCGGTGACGTGCCCAGCTCGACGGACACGGCGGCGGGATGCCGCTTCCGGAGCCGCTGCTGGAAGGCCGAGGACATCTGCGCCACCACCGCCCCTGCCCTGGTCGACCTGGGCGGCGGGCAGGCGGCAGCCTGCCACTTCGCCGAGGCGGCCCAGCCGAGCGCGGCGCCAGCGGCCTGA